A window from Gossypium raimondii isolate GPD5lz chromosome 7, ASM2569854v1, whole genome shotgun sequence encodes these proteins:
- the LOC105804025 gene encoding vacuolar-processing enzyme gives MTSLVVGAILLLLSLTGIVSAGRDVTGDILRLPSEANKFFHGGDDDEVEGTRWAVLIAGSNGYWNYRHQADVCHAYQLLRNGGLKEENIIVFMYDDIAYNEENPRPGIIINNPHGDDVYKGVPKDYTGENVTVNNFFAAILGNKSALTGGSGKVVNSGPNDHIFIYYSDHGGPGVLGMPTLPYLYADDLIDVLKKKHASGTYKSLVFYLEACESGSIFEGLLPEGLNIYATTAANAVESSWGTYCPGEYPSPPPEYETCLGDLYSVAWMEDSDIHNLRKETLHQQYEFVKRRTINGNSAYGSHVMQFGDIGISMDNLFTYLGTNPANDNFKFIDENSLLPPTKAVNQRDADLVHFWDKYRKAPDGSVRKVEAQKQVMEAMSHRMHVDNSIQLIGKLLFGVERGPEVLNTVRPTGQPLVDDWKCLKKMVRTFETHCGSLAQYGMKHMRSLANICNAGIETEKMGEASAQACVNIPSGHWGSVEKGFSA, from the exons ATGACATCTCTTGTGGTTGGTGCGATTCTTCTCTTGTTGTCGTTGACCGGAATTGTCTCAGCCGGTAGAGATGTAACCGGAGACATACTCCGGTTACCTTCAGAAGCTAATAAGTTCTTCCATGGGGGCGACGATGATGAAGTTGAAGGCACGAGATGGGCGGTCTTGATTGCCGGATCTAATGGATATTGGAATTACAGGCATCAG GCTGATGTTTGTCATGCTTATCAACTGTTGAGAAATGGTGGCCTAAAAGAGGAAAATATCATTGTTTTTATGTATGATGATATTGCCTACAATGAAGAAAACCCTAGACCTGGAATCATCATTAACAATCCCCATGGTGATGATGTTTATAAGGGTGTTCCAAAG GATTACACTGGAGAAAATGTTACTGTTAACAACTTTTTTGCTGCTATCCTTGGAAACAAATCTGCTCTTACAGGGGGTAGCGGCAAAGTTGTTAATAGTGGCCCCAATGATCATATCTTCATATATTACTCTGACCATGGAGGTCCTGGTGTACTTG GCATGCCTACCTTACCTTATCTTTATGCTGATGATTTGATTgatgttttaaagaaaaaacatgCTTCCGGAACCTATAAAAGCTTG GTGTTCTATCTTGAAGCTTGTGAATCTGGAAGTATCTTTGAGGGTCTTCTTCCCGAGGGTTTGAACATCTATGCAACGACTGCGGCAAATGCAGTCGAGAGTAGCTGGGGAACCTATTGTCCTGGAGAGTATCCAAGTCCTCCCCCAGAGTATGAAACCTGCTTGGGAGACTTGTACAGTGTTGCTTGGATGGAGGACAG CGACATACATAATCTGCGGAAGGAGACTTTGCACCAGCAATATGAATTT GTAAAAAGGAGGACTATCAATGGCAATTCTGCATATGGTTCTCATGTTATGCAATTTGGTGATATAGGAATTAGCATGGACAATCTCTTCACATATTTGGGTACCAATCCTGCTAACGATAACTTCAAATTCATCGATGAGAACTCCTTGTTGCCACCCACCAAAGCTGTTAATCAGCGCGATGCTGATCTTGTCCATTTCTGGGATAAG TATCGCAAGGCACCTGATGGCTCGGTTAGGAAGGTTGAAGCTCAAAAGCAGGTTATGGAAGCCATGTCCCACAGAATGCATGTAGACAACAGTATACAACTCATTGGAAAGCTGTTATTCGGAGTCGAAAGAGGCCCTGAAGTTTTAAACACTGTTCGACCAACTGGTCAACCTCTTGTTGATGACTGGAAATGCCTTAAGAAAATG GTAAGAACCTTTGAGACGCACTGCGGATCACTGGCACAGTACGGGATGAAACACATGCGTTCCCTTGCGAACATCTGCAATGCTGGAATTGAGACAGAAAAGATGGGTGAGGCA
- the LOC105804109 gene encoding uncharacterized protein LOC105804109 gives MEKGESILEAIYEDEDLGDGEDVEMVDVEEGELVECCNSGNDREKSGSAAVNGENQVPHSKNKKRRANKRKNKRKKGGSGHKPLDINQFVLDTCRRLKEKKSYMVYNAVGCLGVSALSDLVVEVCAIQSCGGQMTTDGKRCRTGGGILWNILKVRQPAAYREIMKKTKDFEKQFKQQNVGRTLAQNKESSSRETACNLTNGTSVSVLEDSQLLPQTREEQFSTEGTRKTVHDRIRVPVSYEDILGEDLKEDQCHQ, from the exons ATGGAGAAAGGAGAGAGCATATTGGAAGCGATTTACGAAGACGAAGATTTAGGAGATGGAGAAGATGTAGAGATGGTTGACGTTGAAGAAGGAGAGCTCGTGGAATGTTGTAACTCGGGAAATGATCGGGAAAAAAGCGGCTCTGCTGCTGTTAATGGTGAAAATCAAGTGCCccatagtaaaaataaaaagcgCCGAGCAAATAAGAGgaagaataagagaaaaaagGGTGGTTCTGGACATAAACCTTTGGATATAAACCA GTTTGTGTTAGATACTTGTAGAcgattaaaagaaaagaagtcaTACATGGTGTACAACGCTGTGGGGTGCTTGGGGGTTTCTGCATTGAGTGATCTTGTCGTGGAG GTGTGTGCAATTCAATCTTGTGGAGGTCAGATGACTACCGATGGAAAACGTTGTCGGACAGGTGGTGGCATATTATGGAATATCCTAAAAGTGCGACAACCCGCTGCTTATCGcgaaataatgaaaaaaaccAAGGACTTCGAG AAGCAATTCAAGCAACAAAATGTCGGACGAACACTAGCACAGAACAAAGAGAGCTCGTCCCGAGAAACTGCTTGCAATCTGACTAATGGAACCTCGGTAAGTGTTTTGGAAGATTCTCAACTGCTTCCACAAACTCGGGAAGAGCAGTTCAGTACCGAAGGAACACGAAAAACTGTTCATGACAGGATTAGGGTTCCTGTTTCGTATGAAGACATTCTTGGTGAGGATCTAAAAGAAGATCAATGTCATCAGTGA
- the LOC105804198 gene encoding NADH dehydrogenase [ubiquinone] iron-sulfur protein 7, mitochondrial yields the protein MALITRTTANRLPHLLSLQRALAIHTTVPSLSSSATPTTYARPSPPSTSGTPSSLSKPAEYVISKVDDLLNWARRGSIWPMTFGLACCAVEMMHAGASRYDFDRFGVIFRPSPRQSDCMIVAGTLTNKMAPALRKVYDQMPEPRWVISMGSCANGGGYYHYSYSVVRGCDRIVPVDIYVPGCPPTAEALLYGVLQLQKKINRRKDFLHWWSK from the exons ATGGCTCTAATCACCCGAACCACCGCCAATCGCCTCCCTCACCTCCTCTCCCTACAGCGTGCCCTCGCTATTCACACCACCGTCCCTTCTCTCTCCTCTTCTGCCACCCCAACCACATACGCTCGCCCTTCTCCGCCGTCCACCTCCGGCACTCCCTCCAGTCTGTCTAAGCCTGCTGAGTACGTGATCTCCAAGGTCGATGACCTCTTGAACTGGGCCCGTCGTGGGTCCATATGGCCCATGACTTTCGGCCTCGCTTGCTGCGCCGTCGAAATGATGCACGCCGGTGCTTCTCGCTACGACTTCGATCGCTTTGGTGTCATTTTTAGGCCTAGCCCTCGCCAATCCGATTGCATGATTGTCGCTGGCACTCTCACCAACAAAATGGCCCCTGCTCTTCGCAA ggTTTACGACCAAATGCCAGAGCCTAGGTGGGTGATTTCAATGGGAAGTTGTGCAAATGGTGGTGGGTACTACCACTACTCATACTCAGTTGTAAGAGGTTGCGATAGAATCGTCCCTGTTGACATCTATGTTCCTGGTTGTCCACCCACTGCAGAGGCGTTATTGTACGGAGTTCTTCAATTGCAGAAAAAGATCAACAGGCGCAAGGATTTCCTCCATTGGTGGTCCAAGTAA